From the genome of Argentina anserina chromosome 4, drPotAnse1.1, whole genome shotgun sequence, one region includes:
- the LOC126790802 gene encoding high affinity nitrate transporter 2.5, which produces MEVEAGTTVMESNPQPQKFALPVDSDHKATEFWLFSFAKPHMRAFHLSWFSFFLCFVSTFAAPPLMPIIRDNLNLTATDIGNAGIASVSGAVFARLAMGTACDLFGPRLASACLILLTAPAVFLFSMASSPISFLLLRFFVGFSLATFVSTQFWMSSMFSATVVGTANGVAGGWGNLGGGATQLIMPLVFGLIRDIGATKFFAWRIAFQIPALFQMLSAFAILLFGQDLPDGNYYRLEKSGDKPKDKFANVLWHGITNYRGWILALTYGYCFGVELTVDNIIAEYFYDRFNLKLHTAGIIAATFGLANIVSRPGGGILSDVVSKRFGMRGRLWTLFLVQMFGGVLCVILGQVSSLSGSVVVMILFSLFCQGACGLTFGVVPFVSRRSLGLISGMTGGGGNVGAVLTQLIFFKGSEYSKETGITLMGIMIICCTLPMALIHFPQWGGMFFGPSSGKGSTEEDYYMSEWSTKEKEKGYHYASVKFAENSRSERGKRDSVTRPFDEASPTHV; this is translated from the exons ATGGAAGTTGAAGCAGGCACTACAGTGATGGAGTCCAATCCACAGCCCCAGAAGTTTGCTCTGCCTGTGGACTCAGACCACAAGGCCACAGAGTTCTGGCTCTTCTCATTTGCCAAGCCTCACATGCGAGCATTTCACTTGTCTTGGTTCTCCTTCTTCCTCTGTTTCGTGTCTACTTTCGCCGCACCTCCTCTAATGCCTATTATCAGGGACAACCTCAACCTCACCGCCACAGACATCGGGAATGCCGGAATAGCCTCCGTCTCCGGCGCAGTCTTCGCCAGGCTCGCCATGGGAACCGCCTGCGACTTGTTCGGCCCCCGCCTCGCCTCCGCTTGCCTTATTCTCTTGACGGCGCCGGCTGTGTTCTTGTTCTCCATGGCCTCCTCTCCCATTTCTTTTCTCCTCTTGCGTTTCTTCGTGGGATTCTCTCTGGCCACCTTCGTCTCCACCCAGTTCTGGATGAGCTCCATGTTCTCCGCCACCGTCGTCGGCACCGCCAACGGAGTCGCCGGCGGTTGGGGCAACTTGGGAGGCGGTGCAACACAGCTGATCATGCCACTTGTGTTTGGCCTTATCCGTGACATTGGTGCAACCAAGTTCTTCGCTTGGAGAATTGCTTTCCAAATCCCTGCTCTGTTTCAGATGCTTTCAGCATTCGCAATTCTTCTGTTCGGGCAGGACTTGCCGGACGGCAACTACTACCGGTTGGAGAAGTCCGGTGACAAACCCAAAGACAAGTTCGCGAATGTGCTCTGGCATGGAATTACAAATTACAGAGGGTGGATTCTGGCATTGACTTATGGCTATTGCTTTGGAGTTGAGCTCACTGTGGATAATATTATAGCAGAGTACTTCTACGACAGATTCAATCTGAAACTTCACACCGCCGGGATCATTGCGGCGACTTTCGGATTGGCTAACATTGTTTCCAGGCCTGGAGGTGGGATTCTTTCCGATGTGGTTTCGAAGAGGTTTGGGATGAGAGGGAGGCTGTGGACTTTGTTTCTGGTTCAGATGTTTGGGGGTGTTTTGTGTGTGATTCTGGGGCAGGTTAGCTCTTTGAGTGGTTCTGTTGTCGTCATGATTTTGTTCTCCTTGTTCTGCCAAGGTGCTTGTGGCCTTACCTTTGGGGTGGTTCCTTTTGTTTCCAGAAG GTCATTGGGCCTTATCTCTGGTATGACAGGAGGTGGTGGGAATGTGGGTGCAGTTCTGACCCAATTGATATTCTTCAAAGGATCCGAGTACTCCAAAGAGACCGGGATCACTCTAATGGGGATTATGATCATATGTTGCACTCTCCCAATGGCTCTGATACACTTCCCACAATGGGGTGGAATGTTTTTCGGTCCATCATCCGGCAAGGGTTCAACCGAAGAAGACTACTACATGTCTGAATGGAGcacaaaggagaaggagaaaggTTATCACTATGCAAGCGTGAAGTTTGCTGAGAATAGCCGGAGCGAAAGAGGAAAACGAGATTCTGTAACCAGGCCGTTTGATGAGGCTTCACCTACACATGTTTAG